A window of the Arachis duranensis cultivar V14167 chromosome 5, aradu.V14167.gnm2.J7QH, whole genome shotgun sequence genome harbors these coding sequences:
- the LOC107490954 gene encoding uncharacterized protein LOC107490954: protein MGIYCYRVMPFALKNAGATYQKLLNKVFKDHKGKSVEVYVDDILVKMPVPESLVANLKPKEGKPLYLYLAVTKEALTATLVRKEGKQQQPVYFISKVLQGTKLRYTMLEKVAFHPTDFFPEAKTEYILKEVHEGCCGHHIGKKSLAHKLVRVRYYWPTMMTDASEYVKKCTKCKDNVNFHKALAEEYLIVAIDYYTKWVEAEPLASISSANCCNFLWRQVITRFGISEAAISDNGAQFFDNKFGEFLAGLGIKQ from the exons ATGGGGATATATTGTTACAGAGTCATGCCGTTTGCCTTAAAAAATGCGGGGGCGACCTACCAAAAACTACTGAACAAGGTCTTCAAGGATCATAAAGGGAAGTCGGTGGAggtttatgttgatgacatacTTGTCAAGATGCCGGTGCCGGAGTCTCTAGTGGCCAACTT AAAGCCGAAGGAAGGCAAGCCCTTATACCTGTACCTCGCGGTAACGAAAGAGGCCTTAACTGCCACTTTAGTGCGTAAGGAGGGTAAACAACAGCAACCTGTATACTTCATAAGCAAGGTGCTTCAAGGAACGAAACTAAGGTATACAATGCTAGAAAAGGTGGCTTTTCACCCTACTGATTTCTTCCCGGAGGCTAAG ACGGAATACATCTTGAAGGAGGTACACGAGGGATGCTGTGGGCATCACATCGGCAAAAAATCCTTAGCTCATAAGCTTGTTAGAGTTAGATACTATTGGCCCACAATGATGACTGATGCTagtgagtatgtgaaaaaatgTACCAAGTGCAAAGACAACGTGAACTTTCACAAGGCACTAGCAGAAGAG TACCTAATTGTGGCCATCGACTATTATACGAAGTGGGTGGAGGCAGAGCCACTAGCAAGTATTTCATCGGCAAATTGCTGTAATTTTTTGTGGAGGCAAGTGATCACCAGGTTTGGAATCTCTGAAGCCGCGATATCGGACAATGGGGCGCAGTTCTTCGATAATAAATTTGGAGAGTTCCTAGCAGGTCTTGGTATCAAGCAATGA
- the LOC107491370 gene encoding aminoaldehyde dehydrogenase 1, peroxisomal, whose translation MAISTPRRELFIDGEWKAPLLNNRIPILPLQHMVGDIPAATKEDVELAVDAARRALSRNKGRDWSTASGSLRAIYLRAIAAKITEKKDELAKLEATDNGKPLDEAAADMDDVISCFSYYAELAEGLDAKQKAHVSLPMENFKSYVIKEPIGVVALITPWNYPLLMAAWKVGAALAAGCTAVLKPSELASVTCLELAEICKEVGLPAGVLNVITGLGTEAGAPLASHPDVDKISFTGSSATGSKIMQAAALQVKPVSLELGGKSPIIVFDDVDIDKVAEWTMLGCFYTNGQICSATSRLIVHENIATKFLNRLVEWAKNIKVSDPLEDGCKLGAIVSEAQYQKVLKFISTAKSEGATILTGGSRPENLKKGYFVEPTIITDVSTSMQIWREEVFGPVLCAKTFSSEEEAIELANDTHYGLGSAVMSNDPERCERISRAVQAGIVWINCSQPTFIQAPWGGIKRSGFDRELGEWGLDNFLSVKQVTKYISDEQWGWYKCPSKM comes from the exons ATGGCGATCTCAACACCAAGAAGAGAGCTCTTCATAGATGGAGAGTGGAAAGCCCCTCTCCTCAACAACCGAATTCCAATCTTACCATTGCAGCATATGGT AGGGGATATCCCAGCAGCTACTAAGGAAGATGTGGAACTTGCGGTGGATGCTGCAAGAAGAGCACTGTCTCGGAACAAGGGAAGAGATTGGTCAACAGCTTCTGGCTCTCTTCGTGCTATATATCTTAGAGCCATTGCTGCAAAG ATAACGGAGAAAAAGGATGAGCTTGCAAAGCTTGAAGCTACTGATAATGGGAAACCGCTTGATGAAGCAGCAGCCGACATG GATGATGTTATTAGTTGTTTTAGCTACTATGCTGAACTTGCTGAAGGGTTGGATGCAAAGCAAAAGGCACATGTGTCTCTTCCTATGGAGAACTTCAAGAGTTATGTGATCAAGGAGCCAATTGGTGTTGTTGCGTTGATTACTCCATG GAACTATCCGTTGCTAATGGCAGCATGGAAAGTTGGTGCTGCTCTGGCTGCTGGTTGTACTGCAGTATTGAAGCCATCTGAACTGGCATCTGT GACATGTTTGGAGTTGGCTGAAATATGCAAAGAAGTAGGTCTTCCAGCAGGGGTGTTAAACGTGATCACTGGATTAGGCACTGAAGCTGGGGCTCCTTTGGCTTCACATCCTGATGTAGACAAG ATTTCCTTTACCGGAAGTTCTGCAACTGGAAGCAAAATTATGCAAGCTGCAGCTCTGCAAGTCAAG CCTGTTTCACTAGAGCTTGGTGGAAAAAGTCCAATTATTGTTTTTGACGATGTTGACATTGATAAGG ttGCTGAATGGACCATGCTGGGCTGTTTCTATACCAATGGTCAGATATGTAGTGCAACATCTCGGCTTATTGTCCAT GAAAATATAGCAACAAAGTTTTTGAATAGGCTTGTGGAATGGGCTAAAAACATCAAAGTTTCAGATCCCTTGGAAGATGGTTGCAAATTAGGCGCCATTGTTAGCGAAGCTCAG TATCAAAAAGTTCTCAAGTTTATTTCAACTGCTAAGAGTGAGGGTGCAACAATTTTGACCGGAGGGTCTCGCCCCGAG aatttaaagaagGGTTACTTTGTTGAACCAACCATTATAACTGATGTGAGTACCTCAATGCAAATTTGGAGAGAGGAAGTTTTTGGACCTGTGCTCTGTGCCAAAACATTTAGCAGTGAGGAAGAAGCCATTGAACTAGCAAATGATACCCA CTATGGCTTAGGGTCAGCTGTGATGTCAAATGATCCAGAAAGATGTGAGCGGATATCCAGG GCTGTTCAGGCTGGAATTGTATGGATCAATTGTTCTCAACCAACTTTCATTCAAGCCCCATGGGGTGGCATTAAACGTAGTGGGTTCGATCGCGAATTAGGAGAATG gGGACTTGATAATTTCCTGAGTGTGAAGCAAGTTACAAAGTATATTTCTGATGAACAGTGGGGCTGGTATAAGTGTCCTTCAAAGATGTAA